The genomic stretch CTGAATCGGTGCAGACCGGAGAAATTTTTAAATTTATACCGGTCGAAACAAAGTAAAGCAGAAAACGCCTGGGAAACTAGGCGTTTTTTTGATGTAACTACTACAAATTTGAAAAATACGGGAAAAACACCCCATTTACTTCCAAAATATTTGATGGTAATTTTATGTAGGTAAAATTTGTATTTGGCCTTTCAGAGGAGGTGAAAAGCGGGCAGGCCTGTTTAATTTATCATTTTTTAGGGGGAATTTTGTTATGAAACGCAAATTATTATCTTCTTTGGCAATTAGTGCATTAAGTCTCGGGTTACTCGTTTCTGCACCTACAGCTTCTTTCGCGGCTGAATCTACATCAACTAAAGCTCATACTGAATCCACTATGAGAACACAGTCTACAGCTTCATTGTTCGCAACAATCACTGGCGCCAGCAAAACGGAATGGTCTTTCTCAGATATCGAATTGACTTACCGTCCAAACACGCTTCTCAGCCTTGGCGTTATGGAGTTTACATTGCCAAGCGGATTTACTGCAAACACGAAAGACACATTGAACGGAAATGCCTTGCGTACAACACAGATCCTCAATAACGGGAAAACAGTAAGAGTTCCTTTGGCACTTGATTTGTTAGGAGCTGGCGAATTCAAATTAAAACTGAATAACAAAACACTTCCTGCCGCTGGTACATATACTTTCCGTGCGGAGAATAAATCATTAAGCATCGGAAATAAATTTTACGCAGAAGCCAGCATTGACGTGGCTAAGCGCAGCACTCCTCCGACTCAGCCTTGCGGTTGCAACTAATGTAAAAGACCGGTTAACGCCGGTCTTTTTTGCGTTTTACCCTCCCCTTTTTCTCTAATCCCCGTTATCTTTTTTCTGGTTTAAAATTTAAATTGACAAACACTAGAAACAGGAGTAAATTCTTGAGTGTTCAATTTCATACAGTCTCTTTTACCGCTTAATCAAACACGAACGGGGGAACCAACGATTGGCTGTTTTATTAACAGCCTTGGGGTGAATCTTACTAAGTAAGAGGGGGTACTCTGAATCCCTAATCCGACAGCTAACCTCGTAGGCGTATACAGAGAGGAGGTCTATTATCGGCCATTCTTTGCAATGGTCTTTTTTGTTTCAAAAACGTTAATTCACTAAGGGAGATATGAACATTGGGAAGAATTAAAAATAAGCAATTTGCCGTGATCGGGCTGGGCCGGTTTGGCGGCAGCATTTGTAAAGAACTTCATAGAATGGGGCATGAGGTCCTTGCGGTTGATATCAACGAAGAAAAGGTCAATGCATATGCTTCTTACGCCACTCATGCGGTAATTGCCAACGCCACCGAAGAAAACGAATTGCTTTCATTAGGAATACGCAATTTTGAATATGTGATTGTTGCCATCGGAGCAAATATTCAAGCGAGTACGCTGACCACCCTATTATTAAAGGAGCTTGATATTCCAAATATTTGGGTGAAGGCTCAAAACTATTATCATCACAAGGTGCTTGAAAAAATAGGCGCTGACCGCATTATTCATCCTGAAAAAGATATGGGGGTTAAAATCGCACAAAGCCTTTCAGACGAAAATGTTTTGAATTACATTGATCTATCTGATGAATACAGTATTGTCGAGCTGCTGGCTACGCGCAAGCTTGATTCAAAATCGATTATTGACCTGAATGTAAGAGCAAAGTACGGCTGCACGATCCTGGCCATTAAACATCATGGAGATATCTGTCTTTCCCCCGCGCCTGAAGACATCATTCGCGAGCAAGATTGCCTGGTGATCATGGGCCACAAAAAGGATATTAAACGTTTTGAAAACGAAGGGATGTAGACAAAGGTGACACTTCAAAAGGATAAAGTGATCAAATGGGTTCGGTTTACACCGCCTCAAGTGCTTGCCATTGGTTTTTTCCTTACCATTATCATCGGGGCTGTCCTATTAATGCTTCCGATTTCCACTACGAAGCCATTGTCATGGATAGATGCCCTTTTTACTGCGGCTTCCGCTACAACTGTTACAGGGCTTGCTGTTGTCGATACCGGCACTCAATTTACGGTATTCGGGCAAACAGTAATTATGGGGCTGATTCAGATTGGCGGGCTTGGATTTATGACATTTGCGGTCTTGATCGTCATGATATTAGGAAAAAAAATCGGCTTAAAAGAACGAATGCTCGTCCAGGAAGCCTTAAACCAGCCGACAATCGGCGGTGTCATTGGCCTTGTCAAAGTCCTGTTTCTGTTTTCGATCAGTATTGAATTGATAGCAGCACTCATTTTATCCATCCGGCTTGTACCTCAATACGGCTGGTCATCCGGCTTGTTTGCAAGTTTGTTTCACGCAATATCTGCTTTTAACAATGCCGGGTTTTCGTTGTGGCCTGATAATTTGATGAGCTACGTTGGCGATCCTACAGTGAACCTCGTGATTACTTTCTTATTTATTACAGGAGGGATCGGATTTACGGTTCTGTTTGATGTGATGAAAAATCGGCGTTTTAAAACTTTTTCTTTACATACAAAGCTCATGCTTACAGGAACGCTGATGTTGAATGCGATCGCTATGCTTACGGTCTTTATTTTAGAATACAGCAACCCCGGCACGCTCGGCCACCTGCATATAGTGGATAAACTGTGGGCCTCCTATTTTCAGGCAGTGACGCCGAGAACCGCAGGGTTCAATTCTCTAGATTTTGGAAGCATGAGAGAAGGAACAATTGTATTTACTTTATTATTGATGTTTATCGGAGCAGGAAGCGCATCAACGGCGAGCGGCATTAAGCTGACTACGTTCATCGTGATTTTAACATCTGTTATTGCTTACTTGAGAGGTAAAAAAGAAACGGTTATTTTCCGCCGTTCCATCAAATATCCGATTATCATTAAAGCTTTAGCTGTGAGCGTCACCAGTTTGTTCATCGTGTTTTTAGGGATTTTCGCCCTGACGATCACAGAACAAGCGCCATTTCTTCAAATTGTGTTTGAAACCTTTTCCGCATTCGGAACTGTCGGCCTTACGATGGGGCTTACTCCTGAACTGACAACAGCTGGCAAGTGTATCATCATTGTCATCATGTTTATCGGAAGAATTGGTCCTTTAACGTTCGTGTTTTCATTCGCAAAAACAGAGCAATCAAATATCCGTTATCCTGATGGCGAAGTGTTTACAGGGTGATATCAAAAAAATCCGGCGTGCAGTCGCCGGATTTTTTATGATTCGATATGAGATTGATTTTGTCTTTTTTCCTGTTCCGCGATGATTTCGTTATCCTCCGCGTTATCACGGGTCACTTTTTGCGTAAGAATCGCACCAACTGCTACAAGTATCATAACAGCGATGTAATAACCTTTTTCATTGAGTTCCAGATTATCAGCATTATAGAGTCCGATACTAAACAAAAATACTCCCGCAAAAAAAGTAAAATAAGCTAGTACTGTAAAGGCAACCGTGTTTCTGCGTCTATATTTCTGCACCTTTGTTCCCTCCCGAAAGCATAGTTAAAAAGTGATAACTTCCGTGGAATATTATACCTCAAATTCCCCGGAATGGAACAAAGAATTAAAAATACCAGTAAAAAGGGCTTAGGTTGCCTCCTTTATTTCAACAGCTGAATCATCAATCCAGCCGATAAGTTTATCATTGATTTGGAATTGGTACCATACAGACTGGCCTTTCTGTTTTTTAGACACAACCTTTATGTCTTTGCCGACGTAAGATTGGGCAGAGGTAAGCCTTATGGACCGATCATCAGTAGAAGGCTTGGACCATACGTCTTGAACGGCACTGTCTTTAATAGAGGCGTTTAAATCCACAGATTTGAGGGATGGATTTACCTCATCGTACTCATCTAAATCGTATTTTTCCACAATAGCGCTGATTTTGTCAGCGTAGTCAGGGTCTGTAGCATATCCTGATGTTTGCAGGGCGGTTGCCGCTTCCTTATAATTCCCTGCCTCAAGCACCGGTTTATACTTCTTTTTATTCCACGATGTGCCACGGACGAACAATTGGGCGTGATCAT from Bacillus subtilis subsp. subtilis str. 168 encodes the following:
- the yubF gene encoding hypothetical protein (Evidence 4: Unknown function but conserved in other organisms) is translated as MQKYRRRNTVAFTVLAYFTFFAGVFLFSIGLYNADNLELNEKGYYIAVMILVAVGAILTQKVTRDNAEDNEIIAEQEKRQNQSHIES
- the lytG gene encoding exoglucosaminidase (Evidence 1a: Function from experimental evidences in the studied strain; PubMedId: 12525152, 16855244, 28448118, 28811162; Product type e: enzyme), translated to MARKKLKKRKLLISLFFLVSIPLALFVLATTLSKPIEISKETEEIDEQQVFIDSLSGHAQILYEKYHVLPSITIAQAILESDWGNSELAAKANNLFGVKGNYKGHHVTMETDEVEKGKRKTIRAKFRKYSTFFESMDDHAQLFVRGTSWNKKKYKPVLEAGNYKEAATALQTSGYATDPDYADKISAIVEKYDLDEYDEVNPSLKSVDLNASIKDSAVQDVWSKPSTDDRSIRLTSAQSYVGKDIKVVSKKQKGQSVWYQFQINDKLIGWIDDSAVEIKEAT
- the ktrA gene encoding potassium uptake protein (Evidence 1a: Function from experimental evidences in the studied strain; PubMedId: 12562800, 15096624, 23598340, 23671116, 25957408, 26771197; Product type t : transporter); protein product: MGRIKNKQFAVIGLGRFGGSICKELHRMGHEVLAVDINEEKVNAYASYATHAVIANATEENELLSLGIRNFEYVIVAIGANIQASTLTTLLLKELDIPNIWVKAQNYYHHKVLEKIGADRIIHPEKDMGVKIAQSLSDENVLNYIDLSDEYSIVELLATRKLDSKSIIDLNVRAKYGCTILAIKHHGDICLSPAPEDIIREQDCLVIMGHKKDIKRFENEGM
- the ktrB gene encoding potassium transporter ATPase (Evidence 1a: Function from experimental evidences in the studied strain; PubMedId: 12562800, 15096624, 15849754, 16850406, 17932047, 23598340, 26771197, 28783096, 28825218; Product type t: transporter) gives rise to the protein MTLQKDKVIKWVRFTPPQVLAIGFFLTIIIGAVLLMLPISTTKPLSWIDALFTAASATTVTGLAVVDTGTQFTVFGQTVIMGLIQIGGLGFMTFAVLIVMILGKKIGLKERMLVQEALNQPTIGGVIGLVKVLFLFSISIELIAALILSIRLVPQYGWSSGLFASLFHAISAFNNAGFSLWPDNLMSYVGDPTVNLVITFLFITGGIGFTVLFDVMKNRRFKTFSLHTKLMLTGTLMLNAIAMLTVFILEYSNPGTLGHLHIVDKLWASYFQAVTPRTAGFNSLDFGSMREGTIVFTLLLMFIGAGSASTASGIKLTTFIVILTSVIAYLRGKKETVIFRRSIKYPIIIKALAVSVTSLFIVFLGIFALTITEQAPFLQIVFETFSAFGTVGLTMGLTPELTTAGKCIIIVIMFIGRIGPLTFVFSFAKTEQSNIRYPDGEVFTG
- the bslA gene encoding biofilm hydrophobic layer component (Evidence 1a: Function from experimental evidences in the studied strain; PubMedId: 21097620, 21742882, 22571672, 23904481, 28698374, 28701036, 28751732; Product type s: structure) — its product is MKRKLLSSLAISALSLGLLVSAPTASFAAESTSTKAHTESTMRTQSTASLFATITGASKTEWSFSDIELTYRPNTLLSLGVMEFTLPSGFTANTKDTLNGNALRTTQILNNGKTVRVPLALDLLGAGEFKLKLNNKTLPAAGTYTFRAENKSLSIGNKFYAEASIDVAKRSTPPTQPCGCN